The stretch of DNA ATGATGGCTAGCAAGGCTAAAGCCGTCGAGCTTTCCACGATCACACGACCTGCGCCCGGCCAAGAGATGCCGAACGCATCCGTAAATAGAGCGATGTGCGGGGCGAAGAAGAAGAACGCGATGAAAAATCCCAAGTGGAAAATGTAGCCGCCGATGTATGTGATCGGCGCATACTTCACCAAGCCTTCACGTGGGAAGGTGCGGGTGAAGATGGTTTTGATACCTTGGGCGACGGGCTGGCCTTTTGGTGCAGCCAAATCTTTTTTGCGGCCCAAGATAATGATTTCCACAAGGCGCAACACAACGCCACCGAGGAAGATGATAAGCGCGATGTCGAACCCAGGTCCGCGCGCCCACATCAAGAGATCAAATGCTTCGTTGTTCATGACGATTTCTCCAGATCATGAGCATCCACAGTTTCGTGGGCTTTGGCTGCTTTGGCCTTGCCGGATTTGGCCAGCATGGCGCTTGCCGCACCAAGAGCCGCACCACCTGCGACGGCAGCGACACCGGCTTTGCGATAATCGCCTGACGGAACGGACAGCGGTTTGTAGAAGCCGCCGTTGTCCCAAAAGTCCGGCTCTGTGCAGCCCAAACACGGGTGGCCGGCTTCGATGGGGAAGCTGACGCCGTTGTTCCACTTGACCGTTGCACACGCACTTTTGGTGGTCGGGCCTTTGCAGCCGAGCTTGTACAAGCACCAGCCTTCTTTGGCACCTTCGTCGTCAAAGCCTTCTGCGAACAGACCTTTGTCGTAAAACGGTCGGCGATAGCAGCGATCGTGGATGGCATTGCCGAAGAACGCTTTGGGACGGCCCAATTCATCGAGTTCAGGAATACCGAAGGACAAGAAGTGCGCCAACACACCAGTCATGACCACCGGGATAGGCGGGCAGCCGGGCACGTTGATGATCGGCTTGTCCTTAATAATGTCGGTGACAGCAACCGCACCCGTGGGGTTCGGTTTGGCATGGCCGACACCGCCGTAGGCCGCGCACGTGCCCATGGACACGATGGCGGCAGCACCTTCAGCGGTTTGCTTGAGCATGTCTAAGTTCGAGATGCCTGCGATACACGAAAACCCGGGATCTTTGATCGGGATCGACCCGTCGACCACGACCAGGTACTTGCCCCAGTGCTCTTTCATCGCATGCTCGCGTGCCTCTTCGGCAGCATGGCCGGATGCGGCTTGCAAGGTGTGGTGGTAGTCCAGCGATACCGCATTGAAGATGAGATCTTCAATGCTGGGAGAATGAGAGCGGGTGATGGATTCCGTACACCCGGTACATTCTTGAAAGGAAAGCCAGATGACGGACGGGCGCGCTGCACTTTCCAGTGCTTCTGCAACGCGCGGGGCCAGGGCAGGGGATAAAGCCATTAAAGACGTCAGTGACGCGCAGTACTTCATAAATGCGCGACGGCTGATGCCGTGGGTCTTCATCATGTCTGCCAACTTAGGGGTGGTCTCCATTAGTCGGGTTCTCCCTTCAGTCTTTTGTGTTCAATTCAGAAATGCGTTCCGCCAACTCGCGAACGCCACGTTCGGCGTCTTCGGGCTGCGTTTTCAAAATCTGCGGAATAAACGTGATTTCGATGAAACGGGATTGATATTCGCCGTTTTCATCAAAATGTTCGATCCGCCACACACCCGGTATGGCGGTTTCGTGAATGCGGCTTTCGCCCAAAACAGTGAGCACACAGCTGACTTCGCCCGTGCCCAGAATGTCGTTAAAGATGCGCTCGTCACCCGTCGCAAACGGCATCGCGCCCAGATCGATGGTGGTTTCTTGCCCCGTTTCGATCAGCGCGGTTAAAGCGTGTAGAATTTCATTTAAAAGAGGCGGAGCGTTCCCCGTTTCTACAAACGATAGGATCTCATCCATCTCAGCAGACGTATTTGATTGCGGTATTTTGCAATCCATCGGCGAATTCCCCCTCAACCGATTAGAAACCTTCAAATTTATAACACGATAAACGAAGCTATCTAATGTTACAAGGTTTAACAATTTTGTAACGTAAATTATACCGCGTTGCACAAATTAGTACAACACTAATATGCTAATTTATTTTTTATTCCAGCGACTTATAAGTGAAATAATAGAGTCCGCCACTTGGGGAAGGGCAGCTTCCACAGCTGGGGTCAGGGTTTCGCCGACCCGCAGGTCTTTGGGCTGGATGCCAATCAGGGCACGTTTTTGTGGCACAGCAGAGCGCAAGCGCAGCCCGTCCATGATGTCGTCCAAGCCGATGTCATGCGGGCTACGCCCACGGGTGCGCAGGAAATGATCCATTTCGTTGCCTTCAAAGACTTGCACGGTGCCAACGGGCTGTTGAAGCTGTGCGGCGTCGATGATGATCAGAGCGCCTGCGTCTTCCATATCCACCATCAAGGTCATACCCATGGTGCCACCGTCCATAAGCTTGACGTCTTGGGTCGGGAATTCAGGGTGGGTTTTGAGGGTTTCGAGCGCCCGCACACCGACGGCTTCATCCGTCAACAAGATGTTGCCCAGGCCTAAGACCAAAATTTCTGAATTGGTGGAGTCGTGACTTGTATCCATATGGCGAAGCATACATAGTTC from Magnetovibrio sp. PR-2 encodes:
- a CDS encoding hydrogenase small subunit — encoded protein: METTPKLADMMKTHGISRRAFMKYCASLTSLMALSPALAPRVAEALESAARPSVIWLSFQECTGCTESITRSHSPSIEDLIFNAVSLDYHHTLQAASGHAAEEAREHAMKEHWGKYLVVVDGSIPIKDPGFSCIAGISNLDMLKQTAEGAAAIVSMGTCAAYGGVGHAKPNPTGAVAVTDIIKDKPIINVPGCPPIPVVMTGVLAHFLSFGIPELDELGRPKAFFGNAIHDRCYRRPFYDKGLFAEGFDDEGAKEGWCLYKLGCKGPTTKSACATVKWNNGVSFPIEAGHPCLGCTEPDFWDNGGFYKPLSVPSGDYRKAGVAAVAGGAALGAASAMLAKSGKAKAAKAHETVDAHDLEKSS
- a CDS encoding hydrogenase expression/formation C-terminal domain-containing protein, which codes for MDCKIPQSNTSAEMDEILSFVETGNAPPLLNEILHALTALIETGQETTIDLGAMPFATGDERIFNDILGTGEVSCVLTVLGESRIHETAIPGVWRIEHFDENGEYQSRFIEITFIPQILKTQPEDAERGVRELAERISELNTKD
- a CDS encoding HyaD/HybD family hydrogenase maturation endopeptidase yields the protein MDTSHDSTNSEILVLGLGNILLTDEAVGVRALETLKTHPEFPTQDVKLMDGGTMGMTLMVDMEDAGALIIIDAAQLQQPVGTVQVFEGNEMDHFLRTRGRSPHDIGLDDIMDGLRLRSAVPQKRALIGIQPKDLRVGETLTPAVEAALPQVADSIISLISRWNKK